Genomic window (Tribolium castaneum strain GA2 chromosome 2, icTriCast1.1, whole genome shotgun sequence):
TCTTGACATGCCAAATGCATAGGCAAGCTAtcatttttattggaaatatTCAAACTTTGACCGTTTCctaaaagaaattttacaatGTCGCAACCATACTTTTCATTCCGACATGCGAAATGTAATGGCCGATTGCCATTTTGATCGCAATCATCTATCTTTGCACCATGatcaaaaagaaattttacgacATTTATGCTACCAAATTTACATGCAAAATGTATGGGCAAACaaccatttttattgcaaacatCCAAACTTTGACCCTTCCctaaaagaaattttacaatGTCGCAACCATACTTTTCATTCAGACATGCCAAATGTAATGGCCGATTGCCCTTTTGATCACAAACATCTATTTTTGCACCATGatcaaaaagaaattttacgagGCTTATGCTACCAAATAGACATGCCAAATGCATAGGCAAATGACCATTTTCATTGCAAACATCCAAACTTTGACCCTTTCCTAAAAGGAATTTTACAATGTCGCAACCATACTTTTCATTCACACATGCGAAATGTAATGGCCGACTGCCCTCTTGATCGCAAACATCTATCTTTGCACCATGatcaaaaagaaattttacgagGCTTATGCTACCAAATAGACATGCCAAATGCATAGGCAAATGACCATTTTCATTGCAAACATCCAAACTTTGACCCTTCCctaaaagaaattttacaatGTCGCAACCATACTTTTCATTCACACATGCAATATGTAATGGCCGATTGCCCTTTTGATCACAAACATCTATCTTTGCACCATGatcaaaaagaaattttacgacATCCATGCTACCATATTGACATGCCAAATGCATAGGCAAACaaccatttttattgcaaacatCCAAACTTTGACCCTtccctaaaaaaaattttacaatgtcGCAACCATACTTTTCATTCTGACATGCAATATGTAATGGCCGATTGCCCTTTTGATCACAAACATCTATCTTTGCACCATGatcaaaaagaaattttacgacGCTTATGCTTCCATCTTGACATGCCAAATGCATAGGCAAGCTACcagttttattgcaaatatTCAAACTTTGACCGTtttctaaaagaaaatttacaaTGTCGCAACCATACTTTTCATTCCGACATGCGAAATGTAATGGCCGATTGCCATTTTGATCGCAATCATCTATCTTTGCACCATGatcaaaaagaaattttacgacACCCATGCTACCATATTGACATGCCAAATGCATAGGCAAACAACCACTTTTATTGCAAACATCCAAACTTTGACCCTTTCCTAAAAGGAATTTTACAATGTCGCAACCATACTTTTCATTCAGACATGCAAAATGTATGGGCAAAAGACCATCTTTATTGCAAACATTTACATCTCCGTCATTTTCAATTATAAATTGAAGTGTTAATAAGTCTGCGCTAATACAAGCTAGATGTACAACAGCCATACCGTCGCTAtgtatttcat
Coding sequences:
- the LOC103314173 gene encoding ankyrin-3, whose protein sequence is MVCTLKSSEMLGAFTDSGWNINEIHSDGMAVVHLACISADLLTLQFIIENDGDVNVCNKDGLLPIHFACLNEKYGCDIVKFLLGKGQSLDVCNKSGCLPMHLACQYGSMGVVKFLFDHGAKIDDCDQNGNRPLHFACRNEKYGCDIVNFLLENGQSLNICNKTGSLPMHLACQDGSISVVKFLFDHGAKIDVCDQKGNRPLHIACQNEKYGCDIVKFFLGKGQSLDVCNKNGCLPMHLACQYGSMDVVKFLFDHGAKIDVCDQKGNRPLHIACVNEKYGCDIVKFLLGKGQSLDVCNENGHLPMHLACLFGSISLVKFLFDHGAKIDVCDQEGSRPLHFACVNEKYGCDIVKFLLGKGQSLDVCNENGHLPMHLACLFGSISLVKFLFDHGAKIDVCDQKGNRPLHLACLNEKYGCDIVKFLLGKGQSLDVCNKNGCLPIHFACKFGSINVVKFLFDHGAKIDDCDQNGNRPLHFACRNEKYGCDIVKFLLGNGQSLNISNKNDSLPMHLACQDGSISVVKFLFDHGAKIDVCDQKGNRPLHFACQNEKYGCDIVKFLLENGQSLDICNKTGSLPMHLACLFGSISLVKFLFDHGAKIDVCDQKSNRPLHFACQNEKYGCDIVKFLLENGQSLNICNKTGSLPMHLACQDGSISVVKFLFDHGAKIDVCDQEGSRPLYFACLNEKYGCDIVKFLLGKGQSLDVCNENGLLPIHFACQGGSISVVKFLFDHGAKIDVCDQEGSRPLHFACVNEKYGCDIVKFLLGKGQSLDVCNENGLLPIHFACQGGSISVVKFLFDHGAKIDVCDQEGSRPLHFACVNEKYGCDIVKFLLGKGQSLDVCNENGLLPIHFACQGGSISVVKFLFDHGAKIDVCDQKGNRPLHFACQNEKYGCDIVKFLLENGQSLNICNKIGNKGDKKVLRQ